ACGCTGCCGACTACCAGCGCCGGCAGATGAGCATGGCGGCGTGCAGTATCGAAGAATGACCGCGCGGCGTTGAACCGATTTCGCATGTGTTCCCCGAGGTCGCCGGGCGAGCGGTCTCGCACTTCGGATGACGATCCGACGAACCTCATACATTGTTAAACAAAACTCAATTCCTGTCGGCTCTCTTTGTCACTCTTAGGATGGGGAGCCGCTATGCGGGACGAGAAATTCGGGGCGGTCAGGCGCCTTCTTACCGAAAAGCTTGTCGATCGGGGCGACACGCGTCACTTGTCGGATGATGATTCGCTGTTCGCCGCCGGCCGCCTCGATTCGATGGCCGCGCTTGAAGTGATGATGCTGCTTGAATCGACCTATGGAATCGATCTTGCCGAT
The window above is part of the Rhizobiaceae bacterium genome. Proteins encoded here:
- a CDS encoding acyl carrier protein; this encodes MRDEKFGAVRRLLTEKLVDRGDTRHLSDDDSLFAAGRLDSMAALEVMMLLESTYGIDLADADFDVSRIDTLRELRALVNGAAG